In the Streptomyces sp. cg36 genome, one interval contains:
- a CDS encoding TetR/AcrR family transcriptional regulator, whose amino-acid sequence MNNSQQRGATERSQVRRSELIATGRKLFADTSYDALSMDDIAKHAGVAKGLIYYYFKSKRGYYLAIVEDSVADLVARAGGDTELPHADRVHRTMEGYLLYAQHHQAAYRTIVTGGVGFDTQVQAIRDGVREELMATIAEGAYGTREVPVLARLALLGWMGCVESVTLEWLGAAEPGRATVRELLVRMLRQTLDTIGELEPSCPSPEPGR is encoded by the coding sequence TTGAATAATAGTCAACAGCGCGGCGCGACCGAGAGATCCCAGGTCCGGCGCTCCGAACTCATCGCAACGGGCCGGAAGTTGTTCGCCGACACGTCGTACGACGCCCTGTCGATGGACGACATCGCCAAGCACGCGGGGGTGGCCAAGGGCCTCATCTACTACTACTTCAAGAGCAAGCGCGGCTACTACCTGGCGATCGTCGAGGACTCGGTGGCCGACCTGGTCGCCCGCGCCGGCGGCGACACCGAACTGCCGCACGCGGACCGGGTGCACCGCACGATGGAGGGGTACCTGCTGTACGCCCAGCACCACCAGGCGGCGTACCGCACCATCGTCACCGGCGGCGTCGGCTTCGACACCCAGGTGCAGGCGATACGCGACGGCGTGCGCGAGGAGCTCATGGCCACCATCGCCGAGGGCGCCTACGGCACCCGGGAGGTGCCCGTCCTCGCCCGGCTCGCCCTGCTCGGCTGGATGGGCTGCGTGGAGAGCGTCACGCTCGAATGGCTCGGCGCCGCGGAGCCCGGCCGCGCCACCGTGCGCGAGCTGCTGGTGCGGATGCTGCGCCAGACGCTGGACACGATCGGCGAGCTCGAACCGTCCTGCCCCTCGCCCGAACCGGGCCGCTGA
- a CDS encoding peptidase C39 family protein: MNSPTPRRTVLAAALAVAAGTAVPAAAAPRPARPAGARPPKGVPALVDNRAWTSYADWRSGSAAGARAVPGRRPGLVLARPAGRTDYTDPHTRKTATWEYASWTSPVHRSTVPATEVITHWNAHTPAGTWLQVELLGTYSDGTATPAYVMGRWTSGDGDADIRRTSLDGQSDGRSTIYTDTFAVDDAASGLRLASYRLRLTLYRTPGTRLTPTVWRLGAMASDVPDRFTVPASTPGYAGELAVPRYSQEIHKGQYPQYDNGGEAWCSPTSSQMIIEYWGRRPSAADLAWVDPSYADPQVCHAARNTFDYQYNGCGNWPFNAAYATTYRDMGAVVTRLRSLGDLETLIRAGIPAITSQSFLKTELTGAGYGTSGHLMTVIGFTGAGDVIANDPASPSDPEVRRVYLRREWENIWLRTKRYNANGKVVSGTGGVCYLYWPAHPSEHQRRALASVGVRV; this comes from the coding sequence ATGAACAGTCCCACTCCCCGCAGAACCGTGCTGGCCGCGGCCCTCGCCGTCGCCGCCGGCACCGCCGTGCCCGCCGCCGCGGCCCCGCGCCCCGCGCGCCCCGCCGGGGCCAGGCCACCGAAAGGCGTTCCCGCACTGGTGGACAACCGCGCCTGGACCTCGTACGCCGACTGGCGCTCCGGCAGCGCCGCCGGGGCGCGGGCCGTGCCGGGCCGCCGCCCCGGCCTGGTGCTGGCCCGCCCGGCGGGCCGCACCGACTACACCGACCCGCACACCCGCAAGACCGCCACCTGGGAGTACGCGAGCTGGACCTCCCCGGTCCACCGCTCGACCGTCCCGGCCACCGAGGTCATCACCCACTGGAACGCGCACACCCCGGCCGGGACCTGGCTCCAGGTCGAGCTGCTCGGCACCTACTCCGACGGCACGGCCACCCCCGCGTACGTGATGGGCCGCTGGACCTCGGGCGACGGCGACGCCGACATCCGGCGCACCTCGCTGGACGGGCAGAGCGACGGGCGCAGCACCATCTACACCGACACCTTCGCCGTCGACGACGCGGCGAGCGGGCTGCGCCTGGCCTCCTACCGGCTGCGGCTCACCCTCTACCGCACCCCCGGCACCCGGCTCACCCCCACGGTGTGGCGGCTCGGCGCGATGGCCTCCGACGTCCCGGACCGCTTCACCGTGCCCGCCTCCACCCCGGGGTACGCGGGCGAGCTGGCGGTGCCGCGCTACTCGCAGGAGATCCACAAGGGCCAGTACCCCCAGTACGACAACGGCGGCGAGGCGTGGTGCAGCCCCACCTCCTCGCAGATGATCATCGAGTACTGGGGGCGGCGGCCGAGCGCGGCCGACCTCGCCTGGGTGGACCCCTCCTACGCCGACCCACAGGTCTGCCACGCGGCCCGGAACACCTTCGACTACCAGTACAACGGCTGCGGCAACTGGCCGTTCAACGCCGCGTACGCCACCACCTACCGGGACATGGGCGCGGTGGTGACCCGGCTGCGCTCCCTGGGTGACCTGGAGACCCTGATCCGGGCGGGCATCCCGGCCATAACGTCCCAGTCCTTCCTCAAGACCGAGCTCACCGGCGCGGGCTACGGCACCTCCGGCCATCTGATGACGGTGATCGGCTTCACCGGGGCCGGAGACGTGATCGCCAACGACCCGGCCTCACCGAGCGACCCGGAGGTGCGCCGGGTCTACCTGCGCCGGGAATGGGAGAACATCTGGCTCCGCACCAAGCGCTACAACGCGAACGGCAAGGTCGTCTCCGGCACCGGCGGCGTCTGCTACCTCTACTGGCCCGCGCACCCCAGCGAGCACCAGCGCCGGGCGCTGGCCTCGGTCGGCGTACGGGTGTGA
- a CDS encoding SCO1431 family membrane protein, whose product MTPYATTADDPRALAELRARTGGPQDSGPKILEHFLGWTLVVVLAMLVTQTGLL is encoded by the coding sequence ATGACGCCGTACGCCACCACCGCCGACGACCCGCGCGCCCTGGCCGAACTGCGCGCCCGCACCGGCGGCCCCCAGGACTCCGGCCCCAAGATCCTCGAACACTTCCTGGGCTGGACCCTCGTGGTGGTGCTGGCGATGCTGGTCACCCAGACCGGTCTGCTGTGA
- a CDS encoding DUF6230 family protein codes for MPAVLAVGIMANVMAEGALAASFAVSGTSFQVSSGKLTSQGLASYVQTDRSVDGKGHPVALLGIGDARLSDICQSAEVKTPLGTVVFKLTAGGDAGEVTATDLVIDGEDLVGDARFGTAEIGRDASTLDRVPGVRGEAGKFGLQAGDIEVAGVRSHAWSATGGNFRLKGMRVDVSIGGKRCF; via the coding sequence ATGCCCGCGGTCCTCGCCGTCGGGATCATGGCCAACGTGATGGCCGAGGGCGCTCTGGCCGCCTCCTTCGCGGTCTCGGGCACCAGCTTCCAGGTGTCCTCGGGGAAGCTGACCAGTCAGGGCCTGGCCTCCTACGTACAGACCGACAGATCCGTCGACGGCAAGGGCCACCCCGTGGCGCTGCTCGGCATCGGCGACGCCCGGCTCAGCGACATCTGCCAGTCCGCCGAGGTCAAGACGCCCCTCGGCACGGTGGTGTTCAAACTGACGGCGGGCGGCGACGCGGGCGAGGTGACCGCCACCGATCTGGTCATCGACGGCGAGGACCTGGTCGGCGACGCCCGCTTCGGCACCGCCGAGATCGGCCGGGACGCCTCCACCCTGGACCGGGTGCCCGGAGTGCGGGGCGAGGCCGGGAAGTTCGGCCTCCAGGCCGGGGACATCGAGGTCGCCGGGGTGCGCTCGCACGCCTGGTCGGCGACCGGCGGCAACTTCCGACTGAAGGGCATGCGGGTCGACGTGAGCATCGGCGGCAAGCGGTGCTTCTGA
- a CDS encoding hemolysin family protein: MSVLQLLFALLLVLANGFFVGAEFALVSVRRSQIEPLAAQSARARQVLHGLENLPQMMAAAQFGITVCSLTLGAVAEPTVAHLLEPVFEAARVPAGLVHPLGYAIALALVVFLHLVIGEMVPKNLAMAAPEKTALWFSPGLVAFARACRPVTAALGACARLVLRVFRVEPKDEVEAVFTSEQLNRLVEDSGQAGLLDPREMERLEDALELGSRPVTDVLLDRSSLVTVGPSVTPRQLEELTVRTGYSRFPVCAEGGAFMGFLHVKDVLDLEERERAVPQQVWRPLATLRAELPLDDALTVMRRAAAHLAQVADASGRVLGLVALEDVLEMLVGEVRDPSHRPFPTQPRPEQALAG, from the coding sequence ATGAGCGTGCTGCAACTCCTCTTCGCCCTGCTGCTGGTGCTGGCGAACGGCTTCTTCGTGGGCGCCGAGTTCGCCCTGGTCTCCGTGCGCCGCAGCCAGATCGAACCGCTGGCCGCGCAGTCGGCGCGGGCCCGGCAGGTGCTGCACGGCCTGGAGAACCTGCCGCAGATGATGGCCGCCGCGCAGTTCGGCATCACCGTCTGCTCGCTGACGCTGGGCGCGGTGGCCGAACCGACCGTCGCCCACCTCCTGGAGCCCGTCTTCGAGGCGGCCCGCGTCCCCGCGGGTCTGGTCCACCCCCTCGGCTACGCCATCGCGCTCGCCCTCGTCGTCTTCCTCCACCTCGTCATCGGCGAGATGGTCCCGAAGAACCTGGCGATGGCGGCGCCCGAGAAGACCGCGCTCTGGTTCAGCCCGGGCCTGGTCGCCTTCGCCCGGGCCTGCCGTCCGGTGACGGCGGCGCTGGGCGCGTGCGCGCGCCTGGTGCTGCGGGTGTTCCGGGTGGAGCCCAAGGACGAGGTGGAGGCCGTCTTCACCAGCGAGCAGCTCAACCGGCTCGTGGAGGACTCCGGGCAGGCCGGACTGCTGGACCCGCGCGAGATGGAGCGCCTGGAGGACGCGCTGGAGCTGGGCAGCCGCCCGGTGACGGACGTCCTGCTCGACCGCTCCTCGCTGGTCACGGTCGGCCCCTCGGTCACGCCCCGGCAGCTGGAGGAGCTGACCGTCCGCACCGGCTACTCGCGCTTCCCGGTGTGCGCCGAAGGGGGCGCCTTCATGGGCTTCCTGCACGTCAAGGACGTACTCGACCTGGAGGAGCGGGAGCGGGCGGTGCCGCAGCAGGTGTGGCGCCCGCTGGCCACCCTGCGGGCCGAGCTGCCGCTGGACGACGCGCTCACCGTGATGCGGCGGGCTGCGGCGCACCTCGCCCAGGTGGCGGACGCGTCGGGCCGGGTGCTGGGTCTGGTGGCGCTGGAGGACGTGCTGGAGATGCTGGTGGGCGAGGTCCGCGACCCGTCCCACCGCCCCTTCCCGACCCAGCCGCGCCCGGAGCAGGCCCTGGCGGGCTGA
- a CDS encoding uridine kinase — MAELDRIAAAVRALEPSCGPVRLVAVDGHAGSGKSTFTGRLAAALGGAPVVHLDDLATHEEFFAWTARLRAQVLEPFARGEAGRLTAYDWHLRRFGPGARAVGPAPVVLIEGVGAGRREVRPWLALLLWMDMDAAGSWARGRRRDGTALSGFWDEWTAAETRHFTEDPSRPYADALVRQCHEGYEWLPRRDSPPLAHHLVTEGDHIPPVG, encoded by the coding sequence ATGGCAGAACTCGACCGGATCGCGGCGGCCGTGCGCGCACTGGAGCCCTCCTGCGGGCCGGTGCGGCTGGTCGCCGTCGACGGACACGCGGGCTCCGGGAAGTCGACCTTCACCGGGCGCCTCGCGGCGGCGCTCGGCGGGGCGCCGGTGGTGCACCTCGACGACCTGGCCACCCACGAGGAGTTCTTCGCCTGGACCGCGCGGCTGCGCGCCCAGGTGCTCGAACCGTTCGCGCGCGGGGAGGCGGGGCGCCTGACGGCGTACGACTGGCACCTGCGCCGGTTCGGCCCGGGCGCCCGGGCCGTCGGGCCCGCGCCGGTGGTGCTGATCGAGGGCGTGGGGGCGGGCCGGCGCGAGGTGCGGCCGTGGCTGGCGCTGCTGCTGTGGATGGATATGGACGCCGCGGGGTCCTGGGCCCGGGGGCGCCGAAGGGACGGAACGGCCCTTTCCGGCTTCTGGGACGAGTGGACGGCGGCGGAGACCCGCCATTTCACCGAGGATCCGTCCCGTCCGTACGCCGATGCGCTGGTGCGGCAGTGCCACGAGGGGTACGAGTGGCTCCCGAGGCGCGATTCCCCACCCCTCGCACACCATTTGGTCACGGAGGGTGACCATATCCCCCCGGTGGGCTGA
- a CDS encoding AAA family ATPase, with protein sequence MDFGTQGAHAPADLAWLRGIDAYTMGAYPQAEEEFRAAVRMDPGMVDGWLGLHALRVDTTTALLRMYRHRERFGEQRARHRRTLNSWYWLGWWVQPVLESPRDLLLAHASHWLDGRHVPELDRALAGLPPVDADPQVRFLHACRAYLVKDWDQLVRHTEPLLGDPLLGIEAGLFGGMARVRLEMFGQAEPLLSAALMRCRSEQPQRKELRYWLARAHEGTGRSAAALPLYRAVHRVDPAFMDTSARLAAITESDGLDGAYGPDGPADLAAVSLTGFGQDGTADGAEAEAPVGLDPPEGREARMPLGGPPVVVPPPPDGVREKAAVPAQPVPPPVPTGPTDAALLAQALAELERMVGLEPVKRQVKALSAQLNMARLRVGQGLPVQPPKRHFVFSGPSGTGKTTVARILGRVFYALGLLGGDHLVEAQRADLVGEFLGQTAVKANELIDSALGGVLFVDEAYSLSNSGYSKGDAYGDEALQVLLKRAEDNRDHLVVILAGYPEGMDRLLATNPGLSSRFTTRVDFPSYRPLELTAIGEVLAGDNGDVWDEEALDELRSISGHVVDQGWIDELGNGRFLRTLYEKSCAYRDLRLSTYPGTPGREDLSTLRLPDLMQAYGEVLSGRGGPVDPL encoded by the coding sequence ATGGACTTCGGCACGCAGGGCGCGCACGCCCCGGCCGATCTCGCCTGGCTGCGGGGCATCGACGCGTACACCATGGGCGCGTATCCGCAGGCCGAGGAGGAGTTCCGGGCCGCGGTGCGGATGGATCCGGGCATGGTGGACGGCTGGCTGGGACTGCATGCGCTGCGGGTGGACACCACCACCGCGCTGCTGCGCATGTACCGCCATCGAGAACGCTTCGGCGAACAGCGGGCCCGCCACCGCCGCACCCTCAACTCCTGGTACTGGCTGGGCTGGTGGGTCCAGCCGGTCCTGGAGAGCCCGCGCGACCTGCTGCTCGCGCACGCCTCGCACTGGCTCGACGGACGCCATGTGCCCGAGCTGGACCGGGCGCTGGCGGGGCTGCCGCCGGTCGACGCCGATCCGCAGGTCCGCTTCCTGCACGCCTGCCGCGCCTATCTGGTCAAGGACTGGGACCAACTGGTGCGCCACACCGAGCCGTTGCTCGGCGATCCGCTGCTCGGCATCGAGGCCGGGCTGTTCGGCGGGATGGCCCGGGTCCGCCTGGAGATGTTCGGCCAGGCCGAACCGCTGCTCTCGGCGGCCCTGATGCGCTGCCGCAGCGAGCAGCCGCAGCGCAAGGAACTGCGCTACTGGCTGGCCCGCGCCCACGAGGGCACCGGCCGCTCGGCCGCGGCCCTCCCCCTGTACCGGGCGGTGCACCGGGTCGACCCCGCCTTCATGGACACCTCGGCCCGGCTGGCCGCGATCACCGAGTCGGACGGGCTCGACGGCGCGTACGGCCCGGACGGGCCCGCCGATCTGGCGGCCGTCTCGCTGACCGGGTTCGGGCAGGACGGCACGGCGGACGGCGCCGAGGCCGAGGCACCGGTCGGCCTGGACCCGCCGGAGGGCCGCGAGGCGCGGATGCCGCTGGGCGGGCCGCCCGTGGTGGTGCCGCCCCCGCCCGACGGCGTACGGGAGAAGGCGGCGGTGCCCGCCCAGCCCGTGCCGCCGCCGGTGCCCACGGGCCCCACCGATGCGGCGCTGCTCGCCCAGGCGCTGGCCGAGCTGGAGCGGATGGTGGGCCTTGAGCCGGTCAAACGCCAGGTGAAGGCGCTCTCCGCCCAGCTCAACATGGCGCGGCTGCGGGTCGGCCAGGGGCTGCCCGTCCAGCCGCCGAAACGTCACTTTGTCTTCTCCGGCCCCAGCGGCACCGGCAAGACCACCGTCGCCCGCATCCTGGGCCGGGTCTTCTACGCCCTCGGGCTGCTCGGCGGCGACCATCTGGTGGAGGCCCAACGGGCCGATCTGGTGGGTGAGTTCCTCGGCCAGACCGCCGTGAAGGCCAATGAGCTCATCGACTCGGCGCTGGGCGGGGTGCTCTTCGTGGACGAGGCGTACAGCCTCTCCAACTCCGGCTACAGCAAGGGCGACGCGTACGGCGACGAGGCGCTCCAGGTCCTGCTGAAGCGGGCCGAGGACAACCGGGACCACCTGGTGGTCATCCTCGCCGGCTACCCGGAGGGCATGGACCGCCTCCTGGCCACCAACCCCGGCCTCTCCTCCCGTTTCACGACCCGGGTCGACTTCCCCTCGTACCGCCCGCTGGAGCTCACCGCGATCGGCGAGGTGCTGGCGGGGGACAACGGGGACGTCTGGGACGAGGAGGCGCTGGACGAGCTGCGCTCGATCAGCGGGCACGTGGTGGACCAGGGCTGGATCGACGAGCTCGGCAACGGCCGCTTCCTGCGGACGCTGTACGAGAAGAGCTGCGCGTACCGGGACCTGCGGCTGTCCACCTACCCCGGAACACCGGGGCGCGAGGACCTCTCGACGCTGCGGCTGCCGGACCTGATGCAGGCGTACGGCGAGGTGCTGTCGGGGCGCGGCGGGCCGGTGGACCCGCTGTAG
- a CDS encoding DUF6114 domain-containing protein produces the protein MLLTTGWLDARLPLPDARRTVRHWRRTRPFWAGLLLVLGGTELLVVPLSPLTILVSLGLGGIAAIGIGLALVVAGLFLWFLPHTRHYVCVNALLLSVLSFVATNLGGFLVGMGLGIAGSAMGFGWTPAPEPGPEPAHPPGTRSLAAALPVALLVTLGGPGAAHRPALGAAGVPRVAPTVTTTLFAPDGFLLAGVRTVPSAGGPVKVMVLRMASASLTDYRLRTHDGGGELTLGADSLDLSGDVTLYLTRFSGCLEGLLCLTFTPDRLPVPPVVPPFVFMTDVSAEQALVTSDSIVANGLRLEAS, from the coding sequence GTGCTTCTGACCACGGGATGGCTGGACGCGCGCCTGCCGCTGCCCGACGCCCGCCGGACGGTCCGCCACTGGCGCCGCACCCGGCCGTTCTGGGCCGGACTGCTGCTGGTGCTGGGCGGCACGGAACTGCTGGTCGTGCCGCTGTCGCCGCTGACGATCCTGGTCAGCCTGGGGCTCGGCGGGATCGCGGCCATCGGGATCGGGCTCGCGCTGGTCGTGGCGGGGCTCTTCCTCTGGTTCCTGCCGCACACCCGCCACTACGTCTGCGTCAACGCCCTGCTGCTGTCGGTCCTCTCCTTCGTGGCGACCAATCTGGGCGGCTTCCTGGTCGGCATGGGGCTGGGCATCGCGGGGAGCGCCATGGGGTTCGGCTGGACCCCGGCGCCCGAGCCGGGGCCGGAGCCCGCGCACCCGCCGGGCACCCGCTCGCTCGCCGCCGCCCTGCCCGTCGCCCTGCTGGTGACGCTCGGCGGGCCCGGCGCCGCCCACCGGCCCGCGCTCGGCGCGGCCGGGGTGCCGCGCGTCGCGCCCACGGTCACCACCACGCTCTTCGCGCCCGACGGCTTCCTGCTCGCCGGGGTGCGGACGGTGCCGAGCGCGGGCGGCCCGGTGAAGGTCATGGTGCTCAGGATGGCCTCGGCCTCGCTGACCGACTACCGGCTGCGCACCCACGACGGCGGCGGCGAACTCACCCTGGGCGCCGACTCGTTGGACCTCAGCGGCGATGTGACCCTCTATCTGACCCGGTTCAGCGGCTGTCTGGAGGGGCTGCTGTGCCTCACCTTCACCCCGGACCGGCTGCCGGTGCCGCCGGTGGTGCCTCCGTTCGTCTTCATGACGGACGTCAGCGCCGAGCAGGCCCTGGTCACCTCGGACTCGATCGTGGCGAACGGGCTGCGGCTGGAGGCGTCGTGA